A section of the Scomber scombrus chromosome 24, fScoSco1.1, whole genome shotgun sequence genome encodes:
- the zgc:110699 gene encoding ras-related and estrogen-regulated growth inhibitor produces the protein MVRRVFSCGDRQQDRLWTDSEPSRKMVPVKLLILGAQNTGKTALCVRFITKRFIGEYDHKKEVTYRCSRVMDQESVDLEILDIACKESCVASLESSIRWADGFLLLYSITQRISFLEVPQLKKLIEQTKQSLVVPTVLVANKADLEIGREVTTEEGQRLAKDLRCGFRELSVAEAVLAVEAAVLQLIRLVLDQQRPLPDRRSYMLTVRHALTKKLTRSKTMQW, from the exons atGGTTAG AAGAG TGTTTTCATGCGGGGACAGACAGCAGGACAGACTGTGGACAGATAGTGAACCCAGCAGGAAAATGGTTCCAGTTAAACTCCTCATTCTGGGAGCTCAAAACACTGGAAAAACAG CACTGTGTGTTCGTTTCATAACCAAGCGCTTCATTGGAGAATACGACCATAAAAAGG AGGTGACCTACAGATGCAGTCGGGTGATGGACCAGGAATCTGTTGATCTAGAGATTTTGGATATAGCTTGTAAG GAGAGCTGTGTGGCTTCTCTGGAGTCGTCCATCCGCTGGGCTGACGGTTTCCTGCTGCTGTACTCCATCACACAGCGCATCAGCTTCCTGGAGGTCCCACAACTCAAGAAACTCATCGAACAAACCAAACAGAGTCTGG tcgTTCCTACAGTGCTTGTAGCCAATAAAGCGGACTTGGAAATCGGCAGGGAGGTGACaacagaggaaggacagagactTGCCAAGGATttaag GTGTGGTTTCAGGGAGCTATCAGTGGCCGAGGCTGTCTTAGCTGTGGAGGCAGCAGTGCTTCAGCTCATTAG GCTGGTGTTGGATCAGCAGCGCCCTCTGCCTGACCGTCGCTCCTACATGCTGACTGTTCGCCACGCCCTGACAAAGAAACTGACCCGCTCTAAAACCATGCAGTGGTGA
- the LOC133976279 gene encoding inosine-uridine preferring nucleoside hydrolase-like has protein sequence MKKKLVIDVDTGIDDAQAIMVALADPNVEILGITCCNGNTPVENVLKNTLRVLKVCNRLDIPVYRGCTEPLLARKVHAGDFHGKDGMGDVPDADAPGLELLQKEKAVQAMIKMINENPGEVSLVATAPLTNLALAVKLEPSLPEKLKALYIMGGNCESRGNSTVCGEFNFVADPEAAYIVLNHYTCPTYIATWEFSCRNCLPWSFCDDWLAQDTDKARFMEKISRYTRKMVQTERYQKELVAGNGFNPCDTFALAAAINDTLVIESEQVAVSVELEGTYTRGMMVLDYLDLLNKKTQGLHHEEDRCGEV, from the exons ATGAAGAAGAAGTTGGTCATTGATGTGGACACAGGGATAGATGATGCTCAGGCCATCATGGTGGCCCTGGCAGACCCCAATGTGGAGATTTTGGGGATCACCTGCTGCAATGGCAACACACCCGTGGAGAACGTCCTCAAGAACACACTAAGAGTCCTGAAAGTGTGCAACAGGCTGGAT ATCCCAGTATACCGCGGCTGTACAGAACCCCTGCTGGCCCGCAAAGTCCACGCTGGAGATTTCCACGGGAAGGATGGGATGGGTGATGTCCCGGATGCAGACGCTCCAGGCCTGGAACTGCTGCAGAAGGAAAAAGCTGTGCAGGCCATGATCAAAATGATCAATGAAAACCCTGGAGAG gtgagtCTGGTTGCCACGGCACCCCTCACTAATCTGGCCCTCGCTGTCAAACTGGAGCCCTCCCTCCCTGAGAAACTGAAGGCGCTCTATATTATGGGAGGAAACTGTGAAT CCAGAGGTAACAGCACAGTGTGTGGAGAGTTTAACTTTGTGGCTGACCCAGAGGCGGCCTACATTGTATTGAACCACTACACCTGTCCCACTTACATCGCCACCTGGGAGTTCAGCTGCAGGAACTGCCTGCCATGG tcttTCTGTGACGATTGGCTGGCTCAAGACACAGATAAGGCTCGTTTCATGGAGAAGATTTCCAGGTACACCAGGAAG ATGGTCCAGACAGAGCGGTATCAAAAGGAGCTGGTGGCAGGAAACGGGTTCAACCCCTGTGACACCTTTGCTTTGGCTGCTGCCATCAATGACACTCTGGTGATAGAAAGCGAGCAG GTTGCAGTGTCAGTGGAGTTGGAGGGAACATACACCCGAGGCATGATGGTGCTTGATTACCTGGACCtgctgaataaaaaaacacaaggccTTCATCATGAAGAAGATAGATGtggagaagtttaa
- the unc50 gene encoding protein unc-50 homolog, producing MLPTTTPNSNGALSARDAARHTAGAKRYKYLRRLLHFRAMDFEFALWQMLYLFTSPQRVYRNFHYRKQTKDQWARDDPAFLVVLSIWLCVSTIGFGLVLDMGVLETLKLLLWVVFVDCIGVGLLISTLMWVISNKYLLKHPSRNFDVEWGYAFDVHLNAFYPLLVILHFLQLFFINHIVVINSEWFLGCFVGNTLWLIAIGYYLYITFLGYNALPFLQNTVVLLYPFALLALIYVLSVSLGWNFTRGLCWFYKYRVQ from the exons ATGTTGCCGACCACCACGCCGAACAGCAACGGTGCCCTCAGCGCCAGGGATGCCGCACGCCACACGGCGGGAGCCAAACGCTACAAGTACCTGCGGCGGCTGCTCCATTTCAGGGCGATGGACTTTGAGTTTGCACTGTGGCAGATGCTTTACTTGTTTACGTCACCACAGAGAGTCTACCGCAACTTTCACTACAGGAAACAGACCAAGGACCAGTGGGCCAGAGACGATCCTGCTTTTCTGGTCGTGCTCAGCATCTGGCTGTGTG taTCAACAATAGGCTTTGGTCTGGTGTTGGACATGGGAGTCCTAGAGACACTGAAGCTGCTACTTTGGGTGGTCTTTGTTGACTGCATAGGAGTCGGTCTGCTCATATCAACCCTCATGTG GGTGATCAGCAACAAGTACCTGCTAAAGCATCCCAGCAGGAATTTTGATGTCGAGTGGGGCTACGCATTCGATGTTCACCTCAATGCTTTCTACCCACTCCTAGTCATCCTGCACTTCCTGCAGCTCTTTTTCATCAACC ATATCGTGGTGATAAATTCAGAATGGTTCCTGGGATGTTTTGTAGGGAACACTTTGTGGCTGATAGCCATCGGTTATTATCTGTACATCACCTTTTTGGGGTACAATG CTCTGCCCTTCCTGCAGAACACAGTGGTGCTGCTCTACCCCTTCGCCCTGCTCGCCCTCATCTAcgtcctctctgtctctctgggcTGGAACTTTACTCGAGGCCTCTGCTGGTTTTACAAGTACAGAGTCCAGTAG
- the LOC133976426 gene encoding NADH-ubiquinone oxidoreductase 75 kDa subunit, mitochondrial-like gives MLRLPSVGRALAGAAKSSLAPSNTVRTSVRAASNMVEVFVDGKPVEVEPGTTVLQACEKVGVQIPRFCYHERLSVAGNCRMCLVEIEKAPKPVAACAMPVMKGWNILTNSEKTRKAREGVMEFLLANHPLDCPICDQGGECDLQDQSMQFGSDRSRFTEGKRAVEDKNIGPLIKTIMTRCIQCTRCVRFASEIAGVEDLGTTGRGNNLQIGTYVEKMFLSEMSGNVIDVCPVGALTSKPYAFTARPWETRKTESIDVLDAVGSNIVVSTRGGEVMRVMPRLNEDVNEEWISDKTRFAYDGLKRQRLTQPLAKDESGQLTPTTWEDALTRVAGALQGVQGNEVAAIAGGMADAEALVALKDLLNRLNSENLCTEELFPMAGAGADLRSNYLLNSRITGIEEADLLLLVGTNPRYEAPLFNARIRKSWLHNDLRVAMVGHEVDLSYTYDHLGEEASILKEMANGTHPFCQVLSSAKRPVVLVGSSALQREDGAAILSAVSTIAQNARTSSGVEEGWKVLNVLHRVASQVAALDLGYKAGVEAIRKNPPKVLFLLGADSGCISRADLPKQSLIIYQGHHGDVGAPMADVILPGAAYTEKNATYVNTEGRSQHTRVAVTPPGVAREDWKIIRAVSELAGVSLPYESLEEVRSRLAEVSPNLVRYDDVEEANYFKQANELAQAVNQDLIAAPLIPPQISVKDFYMTDSISRASQTMAKCVKAATEGAAAVDEPSVC, from the exons ATGCTGCGACTGCCGAGTGTCGGCCGAGCTCTGGCCGGAGCCGCCAAGAGCAGCCTGGCTCCCTCCAACACCG TGCGTACTTCAGTGCGTGCTGCCAGCAACATGGTGGAAGTATTTGTGGATGGGAAACCAGTGGAGGTGGAGCCTGGAACGACTGTCCTGCag GCCTGTGAGAAGGTGGGAGTCCAGATCCCTAGATTTTGTTACCATGAGCGCCTCTCTGTGGCTGGAAACTGCCGTATGTGTCTGGTGGAGATTGAGAAAGCACCAAAG CCGGTGGCAGCCTGTGCCATGCCTGTCATGAAGGGCTGGAACATCCTCACCAACTCAGAGAAGACACGGAAAGCCAG gGAGGGAGTGATGGAGTTCCTGTTGGCCAACCACCCACTGGACTGTCCCATCTGTGATCAGGGAGGAGAGTGTGACTTGCAG GATCAGTCCATGCAGTTTGGATCAGACCGCAGCCGTTTCACAGAAGGAAAGAGAGCAGTGGAGGACAAGAACATCGGGCCGCTCATCAAAACCATCATGACGCGTTGCATCCAGTGCACACGCTGCGTCCG TTTCGCCAGTGAGATCGCCGGTGTTGAAGACCTGGGAACGACAGGACGAGGAAACAACCTGCAGATCGGGACGTACGTGGAGAAGATGTTCCTGTCTGAGATGTCAGGCAACGTCATTGATGTCTGTCCTGTGGGAGCGCTCACCTCCAAGCCCTACGCTTTCACCGCACGACCATGGGAGACCAG GAAAACCGAGTCGATCGACGTGTTGGACGCGGTGGGCAGTAACATCGTGGTGAGCACGAGAGGAGGCGAGGTGATGAGGGTGATGCCCAGGCTGAACGAAGACGTTAACGAAGAATGGATCTCTGATAAAACCAG GTTTGCATATGATGGTCTGAAGAGGCAGCGGTTGACTCAACCACTGGCGAAGGATGAGTCAGGTCAGCTGACTCCGACCACCTGGGAGGATGCTCTGACTCGCGTTGCTGGAGCA ctCCAGGGTGTGCAGGGCAATGAGGTCGCAGCCATAGCAGGAGGGATGGCAGATGCTGAAGCTCTTGTCGCCCTCAAAGACCTCCTCAATAGGCTCAACTCAGAAAACCTCTGCACTGAGGAGCTCTTCCCAATGGCGGGGGCAGG CGCTGACCTACGCTCCAACTACCTGTTGAACTCCCGCATCACCGGCATTGAGGAAGCTGACCTTCTGCTTTTGGTGGGAACCAACCCGCGCTACGAAGCTCCACTTTTCAACGCCAGAATCCGCAAGAG CTGGCTCCATAATGACCTGCGTGTTGCCATGGTAGGTCATGAAGTTGACCTGAGTTATACATACGACCATCTGGGAGAGGAGGCTTCAATACTGAAGGAGATGGCGAATGGCACACACCCCTTCTGCCAG GTGCTTTCATCTGCCAAGCGTCCAGTAGTACTCGTGGGCAGCAGCGCTCTGCAGAGAGAAGACGGAGCTGCTATTTTGAGCGCCGTCTCAACCATCGCTCAGAACGCCAGAACCAGCAGCGGAGTGGAAGAAGGCTGGAAAGTCCTGAATGTCCTGcacag agtGGCCAGTCAGGTGGCTGCGTTGGATCTGGGCTACAAGGCTGGTGTGGAGGCCATTAGGAAAAACCCACCCAAAGTCCTGTTCCTCCTGGGAGCTGACAGCGGCTGCATCAGCAGAGCCGACCTGCCTAAACAAAGCCTCATCATCTACCAGGGTCACCATGGTGACGTAGGAGCACCAATGGCCGACGTCATCCTGCCTGGCGCTGCGTACACTGAGAAAAACGCTACTTATGTGAACACTGAGGGGAGGAGCCAACACACCCGGGTGGCCGTCACTCCTCCGGGAGTGGCCCGAGAGGACTGGAAGATCATCAGAGCCGTGTCCGAG ctGGCAGGTGTGTCGCTGCCCTATGAGTCCCTGGAAGAGGTACGATCCAGACTCGCCGAGGTCTCTCCTAACCTGGTCCGTTATGACGATGTCGAGGAGGCAAACTACTTCAAACAGGCTAATGAGCTTgcccag GCTGTGAACCAGGACCTCATAGCAGCTCCCCTGATCCCACCTCAAATTTCAGTAAAGGACTTCTACATGACAG ACTCCATCAGCAGGGCTTCCCAGACGATGGCCAAATGCGTAAAAGCCGCAACAGAAGGAGCCGCCGCCGTCGACGAGCCTTCAGTTTGCTGA